A single Streptomyces mirabilis DNA region contains:
- the dapE gene encoding succinyl-diaminopimelate desuccinylase, with translation MADTTLDLTLDAAELTARLVDFPSESGNEKPLADAVEAALRALPHLTVDRYGNNVVARTNLGRPERVILAGHIDTVPIAGNVPSRLDEDGVLWGCGTCDMKSGVAVQLRIAATVPAPNRDLTFVFYDNEEVAAHLNGLKHVAEAHPDWLAGDFAILLEPTDGQVEGGCQGTLRVFLKTKGERAHSARAWMGSNAIHAAAPILAKLDAYEPRTPVVDGLQFHEGLNAVRIEGGVATNVIPDACTVVVNFRYAPDRSEAEAEAFVRDFFADCDIDEFIVDDHSGGARPGLTHPAAAAFLAAVGGEARPKFGWTDVARFSALGVPAVNYGPGAPLLAHKVDERVRASEIPEAEERLRAWLTS, from the coding sequence ATGGCCGACACCACCCTTGACCTCACGCTGGACGCCGCCGAGCTCACCGCGCGGCTCGTCGACTTCCCCTCGGAGAGCGGCAACGAGAAGCCGCTCGCGGACGCCGTCGAGGCCGCCCTGCGCGCCCTGCCGCATCTGACGGTCGACCGGTACGGCAACAACGTCGTGGCGCGTACGAACCTGGGGCGGCCCGAGCGTGTGATCCTCGCCGGCCACATCGACACGGTCCCCATCGCCGGCAACGTGCCCTCGCGCCTCGACGAGGACGGCGTCCTGTGGGGCTGCGGCACCTGCGACATGAAGTCCGGCGTCGCCGTACAGCTGCGTATCGCGGCCACGGTCCCCGCCCCCAACCGTGACCTCACCTTCGTGTTCTACGACAACGAAGAGGTCGCCGCCCACCTGAACGGCCTGAAGCACGTCGCCGAGGCCCACCCCGACTGGCTGGCGGGCGACTTCGCGATCCTCCTGGAGCCGACGGACGGCCAGGTGGAGGGTGGCTGCCAGGGCACGCTCAGGGTGTTCCTGAAGACCAAGGGGGAGCGTGCCCACTCCGCGCGCGCGTGGATGGGCTCCAACGCGATCCACGCGGCGGCCCCGATCCTCGCCAAGCTCGACGCCTACGAGCCGCGCACGCCGGTCGTGGACGGCCTCCAGTTCCACGAAGGCCTCAACGCCGTCCGCATCGAGGGGGGCGTGGCCACCAACGTCATCCCCGACGCCTGCACCGTCGTCGTCAACTTCCGCTACGCGCCCGACCGCAGCGAGGCGGAGGCCGAGGCCTTCGTCCGTGACTTCTTCGCCGACTGCGACATCGACGAGTTCATCGTCGACGACCACTCCGGCGGCGCTCGGCCCGGCCTGACCCATCCGGCCGCCGCGGCCTTCCTGGCTGCCGTCGGCGGCGAGGCCCGTCCCAAGTTCGGCTGGACGGACGTCGCCCGCTTCAGCGCACTCGGGGTGCCCGCGGTGAACTACGGGCCCGGCGCGCCGCTCCTCGCCCACAAGGTGGACGAGCGGGTGCGGGCGTCGGAGATCCCGGAGGCGGAGGAGCGTCTGCGCGCCTGGCTGACGTCCTGA
- a CDS encoding heavy metal transporter encodes MPEPSPTPVRRGRLFRFGAAVVVMLALAGYLAVQYLTGGTGAPRCRVVSGKSDGASYEFTPEQAVNAATISAVGTTRGLPERAVAIALATALQESGLRNIQHGDRDSLGLFQQRPSQGWGTTKQIMDPTYAAGMFYEHLAKVPGYMRLPLTVAAQRVQRSGYPQAYAKHEPDATLLAAALTGRAAATLTCEGRPGATPVGGPDSVRAALVRDFGREVVQDAGADVSTAGSSASSAASPTPTPSSTVSGRTVTVPVRKDPTGGSTVRQRGWELAHWAVANSSALHIQRVSYAGREWTAGERNGEWRATDAKGGSTTTQSAAEVRIVTAQ; translated from the coding sequence GTGCCAGAGCCGTCCCCCACTCCCGTCCGGCGCGGCCGCCTCTTCCGTTTCGGGGCGGCCGTCGTAGTTATGCTCGCGCTCGCGGGGTACCTCGCGGTGCAGTACCTCACAGGAGGGACGGGTGCGCCGCGCTGCAGAGTCGTCTCGGGCAAGAGCGACGGCGCGTCGTACGAGTTCACCCCGGAGCAGGCGGTGAACGCGGCGACGATCTCGGCGGTCGGCACCACCCGCGGGCTGCCGGAGCGCGCCGTGGCCATCGCCCTCGCGACCGCGCTCCAGGAGTCGGGGCTGCGCAACATCCAGCACGGCGACCGGGACTCGCTCGGTCTGTTCCAGCAGCGCCCCTCGCAGGGCTGGGGGACGACGAAGCAGATCATGGACCCGACGTACGCGGCCGGCATGTTCTACGAACACCTGGCCAAGGTGCCGGGCTACATGCGGCTGCCGCTCACCGTCGCCGCGCAGCGCGTGCAGCGCAGCGGCTATCCGCAGGCGTACGCGAAGCACGAACCTGACGCAACGCTGCTGGCCGCGGCCCTGACCGGCCGCGCGGCGGCCACGCTGACCTGTGAGGGCCGCCCGGGGGCGACCCCGGTCGGCGGCCCGGACTCGGTGCGCGCCGCGCTCGTGCGGGACTTCGGGCGCGAGGTGGTGCAGGATGCGGGAGCCGATGTGAGCACCGCGGGCTCCTCCGCCTCGTCGGCGGCTTCCCCGACGCCGACCCCCTCGTCGACCGTCTCCGGCCGGACCGTGACCGTGCCCGTGCGCAAGGACCCCACGGGCGGCTCCACCGTCCGCCAGCGTGGCTGGGAGCTGGCGCACTGGGCGGTGGCCAACTCCTCGGCGCTGCACATCCAACGGGTCTCCTACGCGGGGCGGGAGTGGACGGCAGGGGAAAGGAACGGCGAGTGGCGCGCGACGGACGCCAAGGGCGGTTCGACGACGACGCAGTCCGCCGCCGAGGTCCGCATCGTCACCGCGCAGTAG